In Trueperaceae bacterium, one DNA window encodes the following:
- a CDS encoding twin-arginine translocase TatA/TatE family subunit, whose amino-acid sequence MRIGPLGVWELLIILVVVLLIFGPRRLPEMAKGLGQSVREFRKGIRDIRNDFEEGEKGDDAPPTAAPNAASQTQAAAAQAGQAPPPPTQGAPAPAPTPAATAAPPDASTAADAAPETPAEPAAAEDAAPATDDAAQDDGTRDETARDETTQDEKARDA is encoded by the coding sequence ATGCGCATCGGTCCACTCGGCGTTTGGGAACTGCTCATCATCCTCGTCGTCGTCCTGCTGATCTTCGGCCCGCGCCGGCTGCCGGAGATGGCCAAGGGCCTCGGCCAGTCGGTCCGCGAGTTCCGCAAAGGCATCCGCGACATCCGCAACGACTTCGAGGAGGGCGAAAAGGGCGACGACGCGCCGCCCACCGCCGCCCCCAACGCCGCATCGCAGACGCAGGCCGCCGCCGCCCAGGCGGGCCAGGCCCCACCCCCACCCACGCAGGGCGCCCCCGCGCCGGCCCCCACCCCGGCGGCCACCGCCGCACCCCCCGACGCGTCCACCGCCGCGGACGCCGCCCCCGAAACGCCGGCCGAACCGGCCGCCGCCGAGGACGCGGCGCCCGCGACCGACGACGCCGCGCAGGACGACGGCACGCGGGACGAGACCGCACGGGACGAGACCACGCAGGACGAGAAGGCCCGCGACGCCTGA